In the genome of Gadus morhua chromosome 12, gadMor3.0, whole genome shotgun sequence, one region contains:
- the LOC115555600 gene encoding uncharacterized protein LOC115555600 isoform X2, translating to MASVTTRTVLITGANRGLGLEMVKQMVEGPSPLPYLFACCREPDGPRGKELQALAKSHPDAITVIQLDVADLCSIKKCAERVGSLVGPGGLNLLINNAAVLFHGTFQSTSPEDMLTTFNTNVIGPMSLTKELLPHLRAAALASRTPGMSCSKAVVVNLSSMAGSMTGTPESYSRFPVMSYRISKAALNMLTICSALEFQKDNILSVLLHPGWVRTDMGGKEADIDKLESVGGLLSVIDSLTEKHNGAILDYNGVSLPW from the exons ATGGCGAGTGTTACAACACGCACTGTGTTGATAACGGGAGCTAACAGAGGCCTGGGCTTGGAAATGGTTAAACAAATGGTTGAAGGTCCCTCGCCCTTGCCATATTTGTTTGCCTGTTGCAGAGAACCGGATGGACCCAGAGGAAAG GAATTGCAAGCACTGGCCAAGAGCCACCCTGATGCGATCACCGTCATTCAACTAG ATGTCGCCGACCTCTGCAGCATAAAAAAGTGTGCGGAGAGGGTAGGCTCCCTGGTGGGGCCAGGGGGCCTCAACCTGTTGATCAACAATGCAGCGGTTCTTTTCCATGGCACTTTTCAGAGCACCAGTCCAGAGGACATGCTAACTACCTTCAACACCAACGTCATTGGCCCAATGAGCCTCACTAAA GAGCTCCTCCCTCACCTACGAGCAGCAGCTTTGGCCAGCAGGACACCAGGGATGTCTTGCAGTAAAGCAGTCGTGGTCAACCTCTCTAGCATGGCTGGAAGCATGACCGGTACTCCTGAAAGCTACAGCAGGTTCCCTGTGATGTCGTACCGCATCAGCAAG GCGGCTTTGAACATGCTGACCATCTGCTCTGCCTTAGAGTTCCAGAAGGATAATATCTTGTCTGTTCTCCTGCACCCTGGCTGGGTGAGAACCGACATGGGCGGAAAAGAG GCGGACATTGACAAGCTAGAAAGTGTAGGAGGCCTGCTAAGCGTGATCGATTCCCTGACAGAGAAGCACAATGGAGCCATCCTGGACTATAATGGTGTGTCATTGCCATGGTAG
- the LOC115555600 gene encoding uncharacterized protein LOC115555600 isoform X1, with protein sequence MASVTTRTVLITGANRGLGLEMVKQMVEGPSPLPYLFACCREPDGPRGKELQALAKSHPDAITVIQLDVADLCSIKKCAERVGSLVGPGGLNLLINNAAVLFHGTFQSTSPEDMLTTFNTNVIGPMSLTKVRAGGRKFLRLYFYIVMELLPHLRAAALASRTPGMSCSKAVVVNLSSMAGSMTGTPESYSRFPVMSYRISKAALNMLTICSALEFQKDNILSVLLHPGWVRTDMGGKEADIDKLESVGGLLSVIDSLTEKHNGAILDYNGVSLPW encoded by the exons ATGGCGAGTGTTACAACACGCACTGTGTTGATAACGGGAGCTAACAGAGGCCTGGGCTTGGAAATGGTTAAACAAATGGTTGAAGGTCCCTCGCCCTTGCCATATTTGTTTGCCTGTTGCAGAGAACCGGATGGACCCAGAGGAAAG GAATTGCAAGCACTGGCCAAGAGCCACCCTGATGCGATCACCGTCATTCAACTAG ATGTCGCCGACCTCTGCAGCATAAAAAAGTGTGCGGAGAGGGTAGGCTCCCTGGTGGGGCCAGGGGGCCTCAACCTGTTGATCAACAATGCAGCGGTTCTTTTCCATGGCACTTTTCAGAGCACCAGTCCAGAGGACATGCTAACTACCTTCAACACCAACGTCATTGGCCCAATGAGCCTCACTAAAgtgagggcaggagggaggaaGTTCTTACGGCTGTATTTCTACATAGTGATG GAGCTCCTCCCTCACCTACGAGCAGCAGCTTTGGCCAGCAGGACACCAGGGATGTCTTGCAGTAAAGCAGTCGTGGTCAACCTCTCTAGCATGGCTGGAAGCATGACCGGTACTCCTGAAAGCTACAGCAGGTTCCCTGTGATGTCGTACCGCATCAGCAAG GCGGCTTTGAACATGCTGACCATCTGCTCTGCCTTAGAGTTCCAGAAGGATAATATCTTGTCTGTTCTCCTGCACCCTGGCTGGGTGAGAACCGACATGGGCGGAAAAGAG GCGGACATTGACAAGCTAGAAAGTGTAGGAGGCCTGCTAAGCGTGATCGATTCCCTGACAGAGAAGCACAATGGAGCCATCCTGGACTATAATGGTGTGTCATTGCCATGGTAG